The nucleotide sequence GCCGGAGATTCTCCGATCCAAGGCTGCCGTCTTCGTAGATCTGCATAAGAAAAACAAAATATTACGGATACAAGAGGAACTTCTAAGACAAAGTCATGACGAATTGGAAATCCGTGTAGAGGAAAGGACTTTCGAATTACATCGGGTGAATAACGAATTAATGAATGAGATCGCAGAAAGAAAGAGAGCCGAAGAAGCATTAACGGCCTCTTTAAAGGAGAAGGAAGTCTTACTCAGAGAAATTCACCATAGGGTAAAAAATAATCTTCAGATCGTTTCTAGTATCCTGAGTCTGCAAGGAAACTACATAACGGATCGTAAGTCTTTGGAAATGTTCCAAGACTGCCAATCTAGGATAAAATCCATTGCTTTGATCCATGAGTTATTGTACCAAAATGAGGACCTGGCACATACCGACTTCCAAGAATATCTGAACAGTTTGGTTACCAACCTTCTGAGGACCTATCGGGTAAATTCGAAGATACGATTTGAAATACACGCAGAAACGATTCATTTAACTTTGGATACGGCGATCCATTGCGGATTGATCGTAACGGAGCTTGTTACCAACTCCTTAAAATACGGATTTAAGGATAGGAGCGACGGAACGATCAAAATCTCAATTATATCTAAATACGACGAGTATTCTTTGACCGTGGAAGACGACGGTGTCGGTTTTCCCGAAGAAATTGACTATCGACAAACCGATTCTTTAGGTTTACAATTAGTTAATACTTTGACCAATCAAATAGACGGAAGTCTGATCCTGGATCGGAGCAAAGGGACTAAGTTCACCTTAGTCTTTCGGGAAAGGAGCCGAGTTCGAAAATGATCTCCAGCGAAGCAAAAATATTGATCGTAGAAGACGAGAGTATAGTCGCTAAGGACATACTCAGTAAATTGTCCGATCTCGGTTATGATTTCGTAAGTATCGCTTCCACCGGAAACGAAGCATTAAGAAAAGTTTATTTAGATAAACCGGACCTTCTTCTTATGGATATTATGTTATCCAGAGGGAATTACGATGGGATAGAGACGGTCCAGGAGATTTTGGACAAGATGGATCTTCCTGTGATCTATCTGACCGCTTATGCGGATGAATCCACACTTTTGCGCAGTAAACCCACTCGACCGTACGGATATCTGCTTAAACCTTTTCAGACCAAGGAATTACAGATAGCGATTGAGATAGCTCTGAATAAATACAGTCTAGATAAAAAGAGAAAAAGGGAAAGAAGAAATATGTCGGCCATATTGCACGGTGTAAAGGACCTCATTAAACCTTCTTCCGAAGAAGCCGGTATTTGAAACATTATTATAAAAAATAATATTCTAATTTATTAAAGTTAGATATTTTCGGAGACGAAATGAAAGCTGCTAGGATTTTGATCGTAGAGGACGAGGGTCTTGTCGCCCAGGATATTCGGCATAGATTGGTAAGGATGGGATATCCGGAACCAAGTATCGCCAATACCGGCGAAACTGCGGTCAAACAGGCAATTGCACTACAGCCTGATTTGATCTTGATCGATATTGTTCTTGCAAACGGATATTTGGACGGAATAGACGCTGCTAAAAGGATCCGAAAGTTTTTAGACGTTCCTATCGTTTATATTACTGCTTCTTCGGATTCTCAGACATTGACCAGAGCAAAATTAACGGAACCGAATGCGTATATTCTAAAACCGTTTCAAACCAGGGAATTGCAGATAGTGATCGAACTGATACTCTACAAACACCAAGTGGAGAAGGAGTTGATGGAAAAGGCGAGACTTGTTTCTGCAGAGCTTCGTAATATGCAGGAAGGAGTGATCGCTTTCGATTCTAAGGGACAGATCTCGTTTATGAATTTATCTGCGGAGAAGCTCACCGGTTGGTTGGAATCGGATGCTATCGGAAAACCGCTCGGAGATGTGCTGAGTATGAAAAATCTTCCGGATATGGAAAGTTTCGAATTGGATAACCATCTTTCGGAAAAAATCCCCATTGAGTCGGTTCCTTCTCACGGGCTCTTACTGTCAAAGAACGGACTTAGTACCGAAGTGTTTACATTTACTAAATCCGTTCCTAAAAATAAGGAAGTGGACGTGGACCGTATTTTGGTCATACGAGACTACATCAAAAAATAGACCTTAAAAAGAAGCCCGCACTGAAATTCGTATCGATCTAGGCAGAGCGGGGTGGGTATGTATATCATTGTATCCACCTTCATTCGGACCTACCGGTTCGTTCTTTAATCTGGAAGCGTAATAATAATCTATATCGCTCACATGAGCGTTCAATAAATTAAATACTTCGAAAACGATACTAAGATCTTCGCCGATATTCCTCCCAAATTGGAAATTTACAGTCGTGGACGCGGGAGAGCGAACCGTATTATCTTCGATCAAGGAACGATTCCCGAAATATCTCACCCTTAAAGACCCGAAAAATCCATCAGGATTTTTTAATGTGATCCCGGAAGCCAATGTATGGCGGATGGAACCTGGGATATAATTCCCTGAAGGATCATCATCTCTGAACCTTGATTTGGAAGTCGCAAAATCCGCATCTATCATGAGCCAAGAATTATAAGAATAATAATTGGCCCATTCGATCCCTTTTCGTGTGCTTGGTCTGCTTGCTTCCGTGGTGCCGTTATCGCCGGTGAACAAGAGTTCTGAATTCATATCCAATTGCCAAACGGAGAAAGTGGATTGCCAACCGTGGACCGGTTCGGTCCGAATTCCAACTTCTCCACCCCTTGTTTGGACCAAAGGATTTGCCGGATCCGTTTTTTGGACCACACCTCTTGCGTCGTTACTATGGAATCCGTATCCACCGTTTATATAAAGTTCAATTTTACACCAAGGTCCTATAATGATACTTCCTTTCGGGCTATAGATTCTTGCGTTCCTATCGGCTCTTTCTTTCGTTCCCCAATCATCGACGTTAAATGTATAATAGTCTCCTCTTATCCCGAATACCGTTCTGAATTTATTCGCCCATTGTATCTTGTTTTCATAATATAATCCGGAGCTGAGTTGTGTGATCCCATCTTCTCTTACCGTTTCTAATCTGGCTCTTTTTTCGGTATGGAAGAGTCCATTTTGGATATAATCTCTTCTGATCTGAAGTCCGATGGTGTTCTCCATTCGGATCCCCCAGAATTCGCTGATATCCTTATAACTGGATTTACTTCCTGCAATCGTTCTTCGATCCGCTTGTTCGTGTTGGTCTCCTCTTTCGGGATCGTCCAAGTAATATGTGAAGTTGGAGAATAATCGTAAATCGTAATATATACCGTAAAATTGGGTTTTTGCCTCGTATCCCTTTTCGGAACGATGAGCTTCAAAGTTGATACTGGCTCTGTTTGACCATCCGCCGTCGTTATGGTCCACACTTTCGAATCTACTTAAACCCGAATCCGGCTCCAACCATGAGTCGCCTAGTCTAAGCGCCCTTTTAGGAGCCTGCCCTGTAGAATGCCAGCTACCTTTATAACCCATGAGACCGATGCTAAATCCTTTTTGTTTATTTCCAACGGAATAACTAGTGACACCATTCACTCTTCTGAAGTTATCCGAAATTACCCAAGGACCGTCATTATGGGAGGCTTCGAACGCATACAAAAGATCTCCCGGGCCTAACTTATGGGATTTTGCGATCAAAGTCCTTGCATAACCGAGGGTTCCACCTTCCACATTCGCAATCCCTTTTACAAGACTCTTAAAATAAGAAATATTGAATGCACCTGCCGATGCGAAGTCCCCTTGGTCGGCATAATAAACCCCCTTCTTATATTGTATTTGTTCCACAAGTTCAGGTATAAGAAAATTCAGATCCGTATAACCTTGACCGTGAGCGTGACTAACGTTATTTACCGGCATTCCGTCCACATTGGAAGAAAGATCCGTACCGTGATCCAAGTTGAAACCTCTTAGAAAGAACTGGTTCGCTTTACCCCCTCCGCTATGTTGGGTTACGATCGCACCCGGAATTAATTCCGCGACTTCTCCCTGCCTCATAATAGGTCTAGTCTTGATCTGATCGGAACCTACCACACCTTCGCTTGCCGAAGACGCGATCCCGATTAGATTGGACCTTCTATCCCGGATTACGATCGTATCCGGCTTATATTCCGAGATCTTTTTTTTGAACTCCGATTTTTCGGTATCCGTCTTTTCTTTTCCGTTAGTCGGTTTTGTTTCCCGATCCTGGGAAAGGATAGGGGATAAGCTCGCACATACAAAGTACGATAAGGATATGCCTAAGCCGGCAATCCGGAAGATATTTTGTTTCATGGTTTCGTCCGTTTTTTGGAAAACTTTCGAAACAAAGATAAACTAACGAATGTTAGACTAATTTACGTCAAAATACGAATATGTAAATTGGGCAAATATATTAAATGATGAATTTATCTTGGTTCCGAGAGCCCCGATTTTTAACTTCCGGGGCCCTTCGCGGATGCACGGACGTGCTTGGCGAGAATGCTAACATACCTAACCTCGAGGTTTTAGTCTGCAGGGAGATCTGGCTTGCGGAATAAAATAGAAAGAGAATATCTTTCCGATCTAATATCCGATCACAGTTGCGGGTCAGCGTGGGAATTACACCCAACTTCATCCTGAAAGTTAAGACGATCTTTTGAAGAGACACGGTTTACTCAATCAAAAAAGTTTTATCAGCGGTAAAAAAAGAATATTCTAATTATTTATAATAGTCTGCGTAAAGGTAGGTCATCGATAGGTATCTAGTCTCGATTTGTATTATTCTCGATCTTCGAGGGAAGATCTTTCGTATAAGTTTTTTCTATATTCTCGGAAAAGAGAAATAATTCCAGGATCTCACAATTCCCAAGTTTAGAATAGTGGGATATTTTAAGTGAATAACGTTCAAAAAATCTCGAAAGTACGAATCCGTGACTACAAATTGCCACTTTCTTTTTGTCATAAATTTTCAATAAATTTAATATAGTTTCAACGACCCGAGACTCCGCTTCGGATTTGCTTTCTCCTCCCGGGAATCTAAACTGATCGTAAACGTTATCCGAACTTTTCCAGGCGGAATAGGACGTTTCTCCGAATAGCCTCGAAATCTCCGATTCTAAGACCCCTTGTGCTTCTCCTAAGTGGATCTCTCTGAGCCCCGGATGATATATAATCTCTATTCCTAACTTTTGAGAGATCGGTTTTGCAGTTTCTTTCGTCCTTTTTAAATCACTGCTAAAGATCAGTTCTATTCCTGTATCTTTTAACTGATCCGCTAAATTGATCGCTTGTTCTTGCCCATGTTCGGAAAGCGGCGTATCGATTTGTCCTTGCAACCTTCTCTCTCTGTTCCATTCCGTTTCTCCATGCCTAATTAGGAAAAGGTGATATTCTTCTTTTTTCATCGGATTAATTTAGGATTGGAAGAACTTGCCGTATAATAATTGAGCCGCCAGTCCCAGACAAAGAAACAAACCGGAGGAAAAAATAGAGGTTAAAAATATAATTTTATTCGCATCTAAGATCAGGTTTGGGACTAATTTTCGATCCGGATCCCCTAATTTTGGCTTATCACTCGGAACTCCCGAGTAATAATTTCTTCCTCCGAGTTGGATCTTTAGAGCACCCGCTAAAGCCGCTTCGCAAAGTCCTGAATTGGGGCTAGGGTGTTTTCTTCCGTCTCGAATCAATATTTTAAAGGAACGTAATGGATAAAAACCTAAAATTGCGGATGAAATACAAAGTATAGGGGCAGTCAATCGAGCCGGTATATAATTAGCCAAATCATCCATTCTTGCGGAAATCCATCCGAAGTTCAGATAGGCCTGATTCTTATAACCGAATAGTGAATCCAAGGTATTTATGGAACGATAAAGCATCGCAAGACTTGGACCCCCTATAGCTGCAAAAAAGAGCGGGGCAGTGATCCCATCCACCAGACTTTCTCCCACACTTTCCAGGCCCGCCCTAACTATTTCAGGTTCTTCTAAATTTTCAGTGTCCCTTCCTACGATTCTAGCAACCATAAATCTCGCTTTGTCCAAATCTTTTTCGCACAATGCCGAATATACGTCCTTGCTATGATCCAAAAGATCCTTTAAGGCTATGCTAGTGTAAATGATAAATGCGGATGCCAATTCCGCTAAAAAGGGATGAATATACCGAAAAATAAATATAATGATCCACGGAAATATAAAAGAAATAGAATATACTGAAAACGCAGTCATTATACCTGCAATTTTTTCGGATACGATATACTTTCTTGTGACCTTCTCCATATACCTTGCGAATTTTCCGATAAGTCGGACCGGATGAGGAGAACCTTGAGGATCTCCAAGACCTAGATCCAGAAGTAAGGAAGCAGGAATGATCCAAATTGAAGTCATGTAAGTCCCAAGATCCTATAAATTTCCGGCATATTCACCGAGTTTCTGACCTCTTCCGCTAGACGATCTAAATTAGTTTCCAGCTCGTATCTGGCTTGGACTTTACCCAAGGGCGTCATTCCTTTTTTGAGCCTGATCTTATCTATGAACCATCTTCTGAATTCGTCTTCGTCGAATACTCCGTGTAAATAGGTTCCCCAGATTCTTTCCGAGATCCCTTGATGACCTAAACATTCTCCGGAGTAATTATGAAAAATTGGTTTTGCGGAAATCTCTTTTGTATTTCCATGATGGATTTCGTAACCAGATACTTTTTTTCCGGATAGAAGGTGAATACCTTCCGTTTGTTTGAGTAATTTCTCTTTTTCTAATACTGTTCTGACACCTATCAGATTTAAACCTTCTGCGGAGCCTAAATTGCTTTCTATTTGGAAAGGATCATGGACGGATTGTCCCAACATCTGGTAGCCTCCACAAATCCCGATAATTTCAGTTCTTCCTTCTTTATGAAAATGTAAAATGGTTTCAGAGATGCCAGAATCTTTCAGATAGTTCAGGTCGGTGATCACATTTTTACTTCCTGGGAGTATTAATACATCCGGATTCCCTATCTCTTCTTTTCTTTGAACGATCCTGACTCTGACGTCGGGTTCTATTCTCAAAGAATCCAGATCCGTATGATTAGAGATCCTAGGCGTATCGATTAAAACAATATCTATCCTGTCTCCTAAAGGGGAGGTATCGTTTAAACTTCCTGATTTGAATTCTAAGGAATCTTCTTCCGGTAGTCTTAGGTCGTTTAAGAATGGAATAATTCCGAATACATTTTTACGGGTGGTTTCTTCCAAATATCTGATCCCTGGATCGAGTAGGTTCTTTATTCCCCTGAATCGGTTGATTAGAAATCCTGAAACTAGTTTTCTTTCCCATTCCGACATAGTCTCCATTGCGCCTACGAAGGATCCGAATACCCCTCCATGATCTATATTTCCGACTAATAATACTTTTGCCTTGGCATACTCCGCCATTCTCATATTTACTATGTCTTTGTCTTTTAAGTTGACTTCCGAAACTCCACCGGCTCCTTCTAGGACAAGCAAATCGAACTCCTCCGAAAGTGAATCGTAGGATTTTTTCACCTCATCGAAAGCGACTGACTTGAATTTCATGTAATCCCTGAAATCCATCGCCTCTACCGGCTTACCGTTTAATATAACTTGAGAATCTTTTTCGCTGGAAGGTTTGAGAAGGATGGGATTCATCCTATAGTCGGCTCTGATCTTAGAAGCCTGGGCTTGCAACGCTTGCGCTCTTCCGATCTCCGCTCCCTCATACGTCACGAAAGAATTTAATGCCATGTTTTGGGATTTGAATGGTGCTACTTTGAAACCGTCTTGTGTAAAGATCCTACAGAATGCGGTTGCCAAGATACTTTTTCCCACATTGGAAGCTGTTCCTTGCAGCATTAAGGCAGGTTTTGCTCCTTTTAGTTTAGACGGTTTCGGATTTTTCTTAAATATAGAACGAAACGATTGTATGAGTCTTTCGTTTTCTTCCGAAGTTTTGATCGCTATTCTTATATAATTATTTTCTAATCCTTTAAAATTGCAGCAGTTCCGGACTCCAATTTTGTATTCTTTAAGAAGAAGATATTCTAATTCCGGAATATTTTTTTTTGGATCTAAAAACTCCAGCAGAAGGAAATTCGCATTCGTATCATAAACCCGAAAAATTTTTAGAGCTTCGAGATCCTTTTGGAATCCATTCTTCCATTCACAAATTTTATCCTTGGTCCTAAGGATAAAGTCACGATCCTCTCCGAATTTTTCTAATATGGAAGCGCTTAAACTATTCAGGGACCATGCAGGAAGAATTTCTGAAATTTTGGAGGCAATTTTTGGATTCGTTAATAAAAGCCCCATTCTAAGTCCGGGAAGAGCCAAAATTTTTGTCAAGGACCAGAGAACGGCCAGGTTTTCGGACCTATCATTTCGAAATGAAATATCATCCGAACAAAAATCTATAAAAGATTCATCTATTACAAAAAACGCATTTTTATATTCTGAACGGATCTCTAGGATTTTCTCTTTATCTAATATTCTTCCTGTGGGGTTATTCGGATGGCCTAATAGAACTAAGATTTGTTTTTCGGGATTTTTCCGTAAAATTTCGATTAGTTCCTCGTAGTCCAATTCAAAATCCGATTCTTTTTGAAGATGCATTTCATGGATTTGCAATCCTGCTAATTCAATACTTTTTCGATAATCGATGTATGAGGGTTGGGCAATCACTGCCAAATCGAATTTTTTGATCCTTGGAAGAATATGAATGAGTTCTGAGGCGCCATTTCCGAATACGATTTCATCTTTTGGAATATTCCAATATTTTTGTAAAGAAATTCTGGCCTTAGTATAATTCGGGTCCGGATAATGGATCAGATCGCTGATCTTGGAGTTAATCAGTGGACGGACCCAATCCGGAAAACCCAAAGGATTTAGGTTCGACGAAAAATCTAAAATTTCAGAAGGGTCCGCTCCGGCAATCTCCGACATCCTCGATAAATTTCCTCCATGTGAACTTACACTTTCCGATCTCATAAATTCGTTTCCGAATGCGGTTTGATCCGGATCGAGATCCCGCTGACTAATAAATACACTTCGTTTGCCATCAAAGCGAATGTTTGATTACAGATCCCTAATAGGTCTCTGTATAGTCTGCCTTCTTTATTTTCGGGAACAAGGCCCATCCCGACTTCATTCGTTACTAAAAATACGGTTTTCAGATTTGAATTCAAAATATGTTCCCCCAATTTTCTGCATAGATCTTTGATATGGTCTTGGGTAAGTTCCGAATTTTTGTTTTTTGCAGCATACATTAAGTTATTGATCCAAAGACTTAAACAGTCCAATAATACCACGGCTCCTGACGGAATCGAATCGAATACGGAAGAAAGATCTAATTCTTCTTCGATCGTATCCCAGCCTGTTCTTTCTTGTTTATGCCTTTGTATCCTTTCATCGATTTCGGAGTCTATATGCGGGCAGGTGGCTAAAAAGAATTTTTTTTCTTCTACAGAATTCGCTTTTTCTAATGCAAATCTGCTTTTTCCGCTTCTA is from Leptospira sp. WS58.C1 and encodes:
- a CDS encoding sensor histidine kinase, which gives rise to MKVSILLVDDHADNLQVMEHILKSPELNLIKAGSGEEALKALLDEPEEVALIFMDVRMPGMDGFEAAALIRQREKCAKIPIIFLTAYANNETGMFKGYSLGAVDFLVKPMAPEILRSKAAVFVDLHKKNKILRIQEELLRQSHDELEIRVEERTFELHRVNNELMNEIAERKRAEEALTASLKEKEVLLREIHHRVKNNLQIVSSILSLQGNYITDRKSLEMFQDCQSRIKSIALIHELLYQNEDLAHTDFQEYLNSLVTNLLRTYRVNSKIRFEIHAETIHLTLDTAIHCGLIVTELVTNSLKYGFKDRSDGTIKISIISKYDEYSLTVEDDGVGFPEEIDYRQTDSLGLQLVNTLTNQIDGSLILDRSKGTKFTLVFRERSRVRK
- a CDS encoding response regulator, which codes for MISSEAKILIVEDESIVAKDILSKLSDLGYDFVSIASTGNEALRKVYLDKPDLLLMDIMLSRGNYDGIETVQEILDKMDLPVIYLTAYADESTLLRSKPTRPYGYLLKPFQTKELQIAIEIALNKYSLDKKRKRERRNMSAILHGVKDLIKPSSEEAGI
- a CDS encoding response regulator — protein: MKAARILIVEDEGLVAQDIRHRLVRMGYPEPSIANTGETAVKQAIALQPDLILIDIVLANGYLDGIDAAKRIRKFLDVPIVYITASSDSQTLTRAKLTEPNAYILKPFQTRELQIVIELILYKHQVEKELMEKARLVSAELRNMQEGVIAFDSKGQISFMNLSAEKLTGWLESDAIGKPLGDVLSMKNLPDMESFELDNHLSEKIPIESVPSHGLLLSKNGLSTEVFTFTKSVPKNKEVDVDRILVIRDYIKK
- a CDS encoding TonB-dependent receptor produces the protein MKQNIFRIAGLGISLSYFVCASLSPILSQDRETKPTNGKEKTDTEKSEFKKKISEYKPDTIVIRDRRSNLIGIASSASEGVVGSDQIKTRPIMRQGEVAELIPGAIVTQHSGGGKANQFFLRGFNLDHGTDLSSNVDGMPVNNVSHAHGQGYTDLNFLIPELVEQIQYKKGVYYADQGDFASAGAFNISYFKSLVKGIANVEGGTLGYARTLIAKSHKLGPGDLLYAFEASHNDGPWVISDNFRRVNGVTSYSVGNKQKGFSIGLMGYKGSWHSTGQAPKRALRLGDSWLEPDSGLSRFESVDHNDGGWSNRASINFEAHRSEKGYEAKTQFYGIYYDLRLFSNFTYYLDDPERGDQHEQADRRTIAGSKSSYKDISEFWGIRMENTIGLQIRRDYIQNGLFHTEKRARLETVREDGITQLSSGLYYENKIQWANKFRTVFGIRGDYYTFNVDDWGTKERADRNARIYSPKGSIIIGPWCKIELYINGGYGFHSNDARGVVQKTDPANPLVQTRGGEVGIRTEPVHGWQSTFSVWQLDMNSELLFTGDNGTTEASRPSTRKGIEWANYYSYNSWLMIDADFATSKSRFRDDDPSGNYIPGSIRHTLASGITLKNPDGFFGSLRVRYFGNRSLIEDNTVRSPASTTVNFQFGRNIGEDLSIVFEVFNLLNAHVSDIDYYYASRLKNEPVGPNEGGYNDIHTHPALPRSIRISVRASF
- a CDS encoding histidine phosphatase family protein, which codes for MKKEEYHLFLIRHGETEWNRERRLQGQIDTPLSEHGQEQAINLADQLKDTGIELIFSSDLKRTKETAKPISQKLGIEIIYHPGLREIHLGEAQGVLESEISRLFGETSYSAWKSSDNVYDQFRFPGGESKSEAESRVVETILNLLKIYDKKKVAICSHGFVLSRFFERYSLKISHYSKLGNCEILELFLFSENIEKTYTKDLPSKIENNTNRD
- the cbiB gene encoding adenosylcobinamide-phosphate synthase CbiB; the encoded protein is MTSIWIIPASLLLDLGLGDPQGSPHPVRLIGKFARYMEKVTRKYIVSEKIAGIMTAFSVYSISFIFPWIIIFIFRYIHPFLAELASAFIIYTSIALKDLLDHSKDVYSALCEKDLDKARFMVARIVGRDTENLEEPEIVRAGLESVGESLVDGITAPLFFAAIGGPSLAMLYRSINTLDSLFGYKNQAYLNFGWISARMDDLANYIPARLTAPILCISSAILGFYPLRSFKILIRDGRKHPSPNSGLCEAALAGALKIQLGGRNYYSGVPSDKPKLGDPDRKLVPNLILDANKIIFLTSIFSSGLFLCLGLAAQLLYGKFFQS
- a CDS encoding cobyric acid synthase, giving the protein MRSESVSSHGGNLSRMSEIAGADPSEILDFSSNLNPLGFPDWVRPLINSKISDLIHYPDPNYTKARISLQKYWNIPKDEIVFGNGASELIHILPRIKKFDLAVIAQPSYIDYRKSIELAGLQIHEMHLQKESDFELDYEELIEILRKNPEKQILVLLGHPNNPTGRILDKEKILEIRSEYKNAFFVIDESFIDFCSDDISFRNDRSENLAVLWSLTKILALPGLRMGLLLTNPKIASKISEILPAWSLNSLSASILEKFGEDRDFILRTKDKICEWKNGFQKDLEALKIFRVYDTNANFLLLEFLDPKKNIPELEYLLLKEYKIGVRNCCNFKGLENNYIRIAIKTSEENERLIQSFRSIFKKNPKPSKLKGAKPALMLQGTASNVGKSILATAFCRIFTQDGFKVAPFKSQNMALNSFVTYEGAEIGRAQALQAQASKIRADYRMNPILLKPSSEKDSQVILNGKPVEAMDFRDYMKFKSVAFDEVKKSYDSLSEEFDLLVLEGAGGVSEVNLKDKDIVNMRMAEYAKAKVLLVGNIDHGGVFGSFVGAMETMSEWERKLVSGFLINRFRGIKNLLDPGIRYLEETTRKNVFGIIPFLNDLRLPEEDSLEFKSGSLNDTSPLGDRIDIVLIDTPRISNHTDLDSLRIEPDVRVRIVQRKEEIGNPDVLILPGSKNVITDLNYLKDSGISETILHFHKEGRTEIIGICGGYQMLGQSVHDPFQIESNLGSAEGLNLIGVRTVLEKEKLLKQTEGIHLLSGKKVSGYEIHHGNTKEISAKPIFHNYSGECLGHQGISERIWGTYLHGVFDEDEFRRWFIDKIRLKKGMTPLGKVQARYELETNLDRLAEEVRNSVNMPEIYRILGLT
- the cobU gene encoding bifunctional adenosylcobinamide kinase/adenosylcobinamide-phosphate guanylyltransferase, whose product is MAGIILVTGGCRSGKSRFALEKANSVEEKKFFLATCPHIDSEIDERIQRHKQERTGWDTIEEELDLSSVFDSIPSGAVVLLDCLSLWINNLMYAAKNKNSELTQDHIKDLCRKLGEHILNSNLKTVFLVTNEVGMGLVPENKEGRLYRDLLGICNQTFALMANEVYLLVSGISIRIKPHSETNL